From the Natrarchaeobaculum aegyptiacum genome, one window contains:
- a CDS encoding molybdopterin-guanine dinucleotide biosynthesis protein B, with protein sequence MKVVCLAGPSDSGKTTLVERLVPLLQEAGDRVASVKSIHHDIEIDTPGADTHRHRTAGAETVVGITPALTFDISTRGKRNPPEVSDDAADSGPFANAGDGCEELDDTERTELQALEHTLTRLERRGYDVVLVEGFSAAPLPTIVVGEPGSASIGGDVVGTGDEDLDSLCETIRGLEEESFLDDGSRPNSSSKG encoded by the coding sequence ATGAAGGTGGTCTGTCTGGCCGGCCCGAGCGATTCGGGAAAGACCACGCTCGTCGAGCGACTGGTCCCACTCCTGCAGGAGGCTGGCGACCGGGTGGCGTCCGTCAAGTCGATCCATCACGACATCGAGATCGACACGCCGGGTGCGGACACCCATCGCCACCGGACAGCGGGCGCGGAGACTGTCGTCGGGATTACACCAGCGCTGACCTTCGACATCAGCACGCGGGGAAAACGGAATCCGCCCGAGGTGTCCGACGATGCGGCCGATTCGGGCCCGTTCGCAAACGCCGGGGATGGTTGCGAAGAGCTGGACGACACCGAGCGGACGGAATTGCAGGCCCTCGAACACACCCTCACTCGCCTCGAGCGTCGGGGCTACGACGTCGTCCTCGTCGAGGGGTTCTCGGCGGCACCACTGCCGACGATCGTCGTCGGCGAGCCCGGGTCGGCGTCGATCGGTGGGGACGTCGTCGGGACCGGCGACGAGGATCTCGACTCACTCTGTGAGACGATCAGGGGACTCGAGGAGGAATCGTTCCTCGACGATGGGTCCCGACCGAACTCGTCGTCGAAGGGGTGA
- a CDS encoding histidine kinase N-terminal 7TM domain-containing protein, producing MPVAFTSLHAATLVSVGLLNLGLAVLILRTRSDQDVLPLGAFLTGISLWTIPQGFLLVETDPSVGLALSVVINSGAVIMATGLFHFALAYTGRTEWLRPGRLGLIYLGTCAWLLVIWTDPIHSWMHQPMEYTEVLLPVVEYQKTGYWLYVFWNWSLSAGGIFLFFLEYVDARGSGVYHRQSRLVVLAPLIPGAANVLAFFEMTAVNYSVWGFGATGALIAIALYRYRWLELVPIARDRVIDEMRDGYLVIDEGRRVVDYNAAARSIVDQDVAVGDPIRTVLPEAGPLLDGKRTELTITRGATVVDATVSSVGDERAEGAVLMLRDVTEQRRAERRFQALIENVTDVVVVVTADGEITYASPSVRSVLGYRPADVVGKSVFEFVHDDDRQRAIDAFDELRTGPAEETRFEYRGRHRDGSWVGLEGGSVDLLDNELVDGVVISIRDVTERNERERELERTNQRLDEFVGVISHDLQNPLGLAKNYTRLASQSGSPEDVRMVADVLDRMERMIQRFLTMARAGTTITETEPVEFATVARDSWDATATEGSTLECELPADWTVDGDYYRLRHVFENLFRNAIVHNDRPVTVRVGALGLDDSAVQYLDEFADGGDRKAAGDPAGVFVEDDGAGIPESIRPFVFERGHTTSDDGAGFGLAIVRDVVEAHGWRVTVEDGRDGGARFEIVTT from the coding sequence GTGCCTGTTGCGTTCACGTCGCTGCACGCGGCGACACTGGTCTCTGTCGGGCTCTTGAACCTCGGGCTCGCCGTCCTGATTCTCAGGACGCGATCGGACCAGGACGTCCTGCCCCTCGGCGCATTCCTCACCGGGATCTCGCTGTGGACGATCCCACAGGGATTCCTGCTCGTCGAAACCGACCCGTCCGTCGGACTCGCGCTGTCGGTCGTGATCAACTCCGGGGCCGTGATCATGGCGACGGGACTTTTCCACTTCGCGCTCGCGTACACGGGCCGCACCGAGTGGCTCAGACCGGGTCGACTCGGCCTGATCTACCTCGGCACGTGTGCCTGGCTGCTCGTGATCTGGACCGACCCGATCCACAGCTGGATGCACCAGCCGATGGAGTACACGGAGGTGTTGCTTCCGGTCGTCGAGTACCAGAAGACCGGCTACTGGCTCTACGTCTTCTGGAACTGGTCGCTCTCTGCCGGTGGGATCTTTCTGTTCTTCCTCGAGTACGTCGACGCCCGCGGCAGCGGCGTCTACCACAGGCAGTCCCGTCTGGTCGTGCTTGCACCCCTGATCCCGGGCGCGGCGAACGTCCTCGCCTTCTTCGAGATGACCGCCGTTAACTACTCGGTCTGGGGATTCGGCGCGACGGGAGCCCTCATCGCTATCGCCCTCTACCGGTACCGCTGGCTCGAGCTCGTCCCGATCGCCCGCGACCGAGTTATCGACGAGATGCGCGATGGCTACCTCGTGATCGACGAGGGCCGGCGCGTCGTCGACTACAATGCTGCGGCCCGTTCGATCGTCGACCAAGACGTCGCCGTCGGAGACCCGATACGGACCGTTCTCCCGGAGGCTGGGCCACTGCTCGACGGCAAGCGGACCGAACTGACGATCACCCGTGGCGCGACGGTCGTCGACGCGACCGTCTCGAGCGTCGGCGACGAGCGTGCCGAAGGTGCGGTGTTGATGCTCAGAGACGTCACCGAACAGCGCCGGGCCGAACGACGGTTTCAGGCGCTCATCGAGAACGTTACCGACGTCGTCGTGGTGGTGACCGCCGACGGTGAGATTACCTACGCGAGTCCATCGGTCAGATCCGTCCTCGGCTATCGGCCCGCCGACGTCGTCGGGAAATCTGTGTTCGAGTTCGTCCACGACGACGACCGCCAGCGTGCCATCGACGCCTTCGACGAACTGCGAACGGGCCCCGCCGAGGAGACGCGGTTCGAGTACCGTGGTCGACATCGCGATGGCTCCTGGGTTGGCCTCGAGGGCGGTTCAGTCGACCTGCTCGACAACGAGCTCGTCGACGGCGTCGTCATCAGTATCCGTGACGTCACCGAGCGAAACGAACGCGAGCGCGAACTCGAGCGGACGAACCAGCGGTTAGACGAGTTCGTCGGCGTCATCAGCCACGACCTGCAGAACCCGCTCGGACTGGCGAAAAACTACACCAGACTGGCCAGCCAGTCCGGGAGTCCCGAGGACGTCAGGATGGTAGCGGACGTCCTCGATCGGATGGAACGAATGATCCAGCGATTCCTGACGATGGCCCGGGCGGGGACGACGATCACCGAAACCGAACCGGTCGAGTTCGCTACCGTGGCGAGAGACTCGTGGGATGCGACGGCGACCGAAGGATCGACCCTCGAGTGTGAGCTACCGGCCGACTGGACGGTCGACGGTGACTACTACCGGTTGCGACACGTCTTCGAGAACCTCTTTCGCAACGCCATCGTCCACAACGATCGACCCGTAACCGTGCGGGTCGGAGCGCTCGGTCTCGATGATAGCGCAGTCCAGTACCTGGACGAGTTCGCCGATGGAGGGGATCGGAAGGCGGCTGGAGACCCGGCTGGCGTCTTCGTCGAGGACGACGGCGCGGGGATTCCGGAGTCGATCCGCCCGTTCGTGTTCGAGCGGGGCCACACCACGAGTGACGACGGGGCCGGATTCGGGCTCGCCATCGTTCGCGACGTCGTGGAAGCGCACGGGTGGCGCGTTACGGTCGAGGACGGACGCGACGGCGGTGCACGGTTCGAAATCGTAACGACGTAA
- a CDS encoding response regulator, whose protein sequence is MTVSGPLDVLLLEDNPDEAALVERVVRGGGSIDSRGQDPTVDVGEWYHATSLAAALDLLSRTSVDVVLSDLMVPDSRGVDTISALVGHAPTVPIIALTSHDETVAGTQTIEAGAQDYIAKGQIDGELVGRAIRYAIQRKRHELEVVEANRRLALLNRIIGHDIQREMSVAVGWAGELATQVDEDTEALESLNDALANVVGFTDAAADVVTVVEQEAGDALETRSIDAIVEAEVDWFAREHPTVEFTVDGTNGEATVLATPMLGSVFEHLFAEAIRHHDRDRDRDRDRPRPHVAITDDGDHVSVTLEGAGVTLSDGQEAFLNAHETPTESARRMRTGLYLATTVVEHLGGTISVTPGPRITVTLERPPESDS, encoded by the coding sequence ATGACGGTTTCCGGCCCCCTCGACGTGTTATTGCTCGAGGACAATCCCGACGAGGCGGCGCTCGTCGAACGGGTCGTTCGCGGGGGCGGATCGATCGACTCCCGTGGGCAGGACCCGACCGTCGATGTCGGTGAGTGGTACCACGCCACGTCACTCGCAGCGGCACTCGATCTCCTGAGTCGGACGTCCGTCGACGTCGTGCTCTCTGATCTCATGGTTCCCGATAGCCGGGGCGTCGATACGATCTCCGCGCTGGTCGGTCACGCACCGACCGTGCCGATCATCGCGTTGACGTCCCACGACGAGACCGTCGCCGGCACACAGACCATCGAGGCTGGTGCCCAGGACTACATTGCCAAGGGACAGATCGACGGCGAACTGGTCGGCCGGGCAATCCGGTATGCGATTCAGCGTAAACGTCACGAACTCGAAGTGGTCGAGGCGAACCGGCGACTCGCGCTGCTCAACCGGATCATCGGACACGACATCCAGCGCGAGATGAGCGTCGCAGTCGGCTGGGCCGGTGAACTGGCAACACAGGTCGACGAGGACACCGAGGCGCTCGAGTCCCTGAACGACGCCCTCGCCAACGTCGTCGGATTCACCGACGCGGCCGCGGACGTGGTGACCGTCGTCGAACAGGAAGCCGGGGACGCCCTCGAGACCCGGTCGATCGACGCCATCGTCGAGGCAGAAGTCGACTGGTTCGCACGCGAACATCCGACAGTCGAATTCACCGTCGACGGGACGAACGGCGAGGCGACGGTGCTCGCCACGCCGATGCTGGGATCGGTGTTCGAGCACCTCTTCGCAGAGGCGATCCGCCACCACGACCGCGACCGTGACAGGGACCGTGACCGCCCTCGGCCACACGTCGCCATCACGGACGACGGCGATCACGTCAGCGTGACGCTCGAGGGAGCGGGCGTCACACTCTCAGACGGCCAGGAGGCGTTCCTGAACGCCCACGAGACGCCGACGGAGTCAGCTCGTCGAATGCGAACCGGGCTGTATCTCGCCACGACCGTGGTCGAACACCTCGGTGGGACGATTTCGGTGACACCGGGCCCGCGGATCACGGTAACGCTCGAGCGCCCACCCGAATCGGACAGTTGA
- a CDS encoding CBS domain-containing protein: MAVTSDGRKPQVADYMTRDVATVSPDATVGAVAKRIAESNDHSGYPVCERRRVEGFVGARDLLLADEDEPIFKVMTTDILVAHPEMKVTDAARVILRSGNKKLPVVDDAGNLVGIISNSDVIRSQIERATPEKVGKLMRTLEQIHDVELEQERRTVPIGDLIPTQGRVYADELEGRRYELERGLAEPLVVIDNDGTTLLADGHHRVLAADRMGVDDMDAYVIVVEREIDLGMAKTAADEGLEGIEDIEVVDYARHPLVQTTKRLQSE; the protein is encoded by the coding sequence ATGGCGGTCACGTCGGACGGACGAAAACCACAGGTAGCAGATTACATGACGCGCGACGTGGCCACGGTTTCGCCCGACGCCACCGTCGGCGCGGTCGCGAAACGCATCGCCGAGAGCAACGACCACAGCGGCTATCCGGTCTGTGAACGTCGCCGCGTCGAGGGTTTCGTCGGCGCGCGGGACCTCCTGCTCGCCGACGAGGACGAACCCATCTTCAAGGTGATGACCACCGACATCCTCGTCGCTCACCCGGAGATGAAAGTCACCGACGCCGCACGCGTGATCCTCCGGTCGGGGAACAAGAAACTCCCCGTCGTCGACGACGCCGGCAACCTCGTCGGCATCATCTCGAACTCGGACGTCATCCGCAGCCAGATCGAACGGGCCACGCCCGAAAAAGTGGGTAAACTGATGCGAACGCTCGAGCAGATCCACGACGTCGAACTCGAGCAAGAACGCCGGACGGTTCCGATCGGGGACCTGATCCCGACCCAAGGGCGGGTGTACGCCGACGAACTCGAGGGGCGGCGCTACGAACTCGAGCGTGGACTGGCTGAACCGCTCGTCGTCATCGACAACGACGGAACGACGCTGCTGGCCGACGGCCATCATCGCGTGCTCGCTGCCGACCGGATGGGCGTCGACGACATGGACGCCTACGTGATCGTCGTCGAGCGTGAAATCGACCTCGGGATGGCCAAGACCGCCGCCGATGAGGGCCTCGAGGGAATCGAGGATATCGAGGTCGTCGACTACGCGCGCCATCCGCTGGTCCAGACGACGAAGCGACTGCAGTCGGAGTGA
- a CDS encoding MBL fold metallo-hydrolase, whose product MAIDYDDLTFERLGHASIRIETGDGTVVYVDPWNDVLDGQPGDGDVVFVTHDDFDHYDPGAIEAVAGDDATVAVFEAVDTTDLERDVVSLPHEGETTVAGIDVETMPAYNDPDGDHVDEDGSPFHAEGEVIGLVLEIDGSSVFFPSDTDFLPHHESVSADVFVPPIGGHFTMDRHEAADFARAVDPDLVLPEHYDTFEPIETDAEAFVDDLEADDIRVELF is encoded by the coding sequence ATGGCAATCGACTACGACGACCTCACCTTCGAGCGACTCGGCCACGCGAGCATCCGCATCGAGACCGGCGACGGCACCGTCGTCTACGTCGATCCGTGGAACGACGTTCTCGACGGCCAGCCGGGCGACGGCGACGTCGTCTTCGTCACCCACGACGACTTCGACCACTACGATCCCGGGGCCATCGAGGCCGTCGCCGGCGACGACGCGACCGTCGCCGTCTTCGAGGCCGTCGACACGACCGATCTCGAGCGCGACGTCGTTTCCCTCCCCCACGAGGGCGAGACGACCGTCGCGGGCATCGACGTCGAGACGATGCCGGCGTACAACGACCCCGACGGTGACCACGTCGACGAGGACGGCTCACCGTTCCACGCCGAAGGTGAGGTGATCGGTCTCGTCCTCGAGATCGACGGCTCGTCCGTCTTCTTCCCCTCGGACACCGACTTTCTCCCCCATCACGAGTCGGTCTCCGCGGACGTGTTCGTCCCGCCGATCGGCGGCCACTTCACGATGGATCGCCACGAGGCCGCCGACTTCGCTCGCGCCGTCGATCCCGACCTCGTCCTGCCCGAACACTACGATACCTTCGAGCCGATCGAGACCGACGCCGAGGCGTTCGTCGACGACCTCGAGGCCGACGACATCCGGGTCGAACTCTTCTGA
- a CDS encoding DHH family phosphoesterase, protein MRRRLVLGWGSVSRRVVDGLADRGLAERLLVVTDDESAVKTLRDESVPARAADPADPATLETVDDPAMVFVGSDRTDVTRTALENARRQFPRASIVTTLGGNPTPADRERFAELADHVVDDRAITDAVLEETLGRSTDSALALRAHLRSLEGPLAVVMHDNPDPDAIASAVALVDLAESVGLEAEACYSGEISHQENRAMVNLLDLDLRNLGPEDSLTEFSSFALVDHSRPGVNDGLPEELQVDVVIDHHPPRGPVPGTFVELRDHVGATSTILTEYVHRLDVEFDVATATALLYGIRIDTDDFTREVSREDFQAASILLEHADVDVLERIEQPTIDGDTLETIARAIKNREQRGSVAAVSVGRIGSRDALPQAADQLLAMEGVDTTLVFGFRDEMAYLSARSRADDVDLGETLRDAFDRIGSAGGHADMAGAQLEVGILGEVDDDEEVDSILSVVEEVITNRFFEAIRSRPGASVGAYSGTSQRLFTDGDD, encoded by the coding sequence ATGCGCCGACGGCTCGTACTCGGGTGGGGGAGCGTGAGTCGGCGAGTCGTCGACGGACTCGCCGACCGGGGGCTAGCCGAGCGGTTGCTGGTCGTCACCGACGACGAGAGCGCCGTGAAGACGCTTCGCGACGAGAGTGTGCCGGCTCGAGCGGCCGATCCGGCTGATCCCGCCACGCTCGAGACCGTCGACGACCCGGCGATGGTCTTCGTCGGGAGCGACCGGACCGACGTCACCCGCACCGCGCTGGAGAACGCCCGGCGGCAGTTCCCGCGTGCGTCGATCGTCACCACGCTCGGCGGGAATCCGACGCCTGCCGATCGCGAGCGATTCGCGGAGCTGGCCGATCACGTGGTCGACGATCGAGCGATCACCGACGCCGTCCTCGAGGAGACTCTCGGCCGCTCGACCGATTCGGCGCTCGCGCTCAGAGCACACCTGCGGTCACTCGAGGGGCCACTGGCTGTCGTCATGCACGACAACCCGGACCCCGATGCGATCGCGAGCGCCGTCGCGCTCGTCGACCTGGCCGAGTCGGTCGGGCTCGAAGCCGAGGCCTGTTACTCCGGTGAGATCTCCCATCAGGAGAACCGGGCGATGGTCAACCTGCTCGACCTCGACCTCCGGAATCTCGGTCCCGAGGACTCGCTCACCGAATTCTCGTCGTTTGCGCTGGTCGATCACTCGCGACCGGGCGTCAACGATGGCCTCCCCGAAGAACTCCAGGTCGACGTCGTGATCGACCACCACCCGCCGCGCGGGCCGGTTCCCGGGACCTTCGTCGAACTGCGCGATCACGTCGGAGCGACGAGTACGATTCTCACAGAGTACGTTCACCGACTCGACGTCGAGTTCGACGTCGCCACCGCGACCGCACTGCTCTACGGCATCCGGATCGACACCGACGACTTCACCCGCGAGGTTTCCCGTGAGGACTTTCAGGCCGCTTCGATCCTGCTCGAGCACGCCGACGTCGACGTCCTCGAGCGAATCGAGCAGCCGACGATCGACGGCGACACGCTCGAGACCATTGCGCGGGCGATCAAGAACCGCGAGCAGCGCGGATCGGTCGCCGCTGTGAGCGTCGGCCGTATCGGGAGCCGAGACGCCCTCCCGCAGGCTGCAGACCAGTTGCTCGCGATGGAGGGCGTCGACACGACGCTCGTCTTCGGGTTTCGTGACGAGATGGCCTACCTCTCGGCGCGGTCGCGGGCCGACGACGTCGACCTCGGGGAGACGCTCCGTGACGCGTTCGATCGAATCGGTAGCGCAGGCGGCCACGCCGACATGGCCGGCGCGCAACTCGAGGTGGGGATCCTCGGTGAGGTCGACGACGACGAGGAGGTCGACTCGATCCTGAGCGTCGTCGAGGAGGTGATCACGAATCGCTTCTTCGAGGCGATCCGCTCACGTCCCGGGGCGTCGGTCGGGGCCTACAGCGGGACGAGTCAGCGGCTGTTCACCGACGGCGACGACTGA
- a CDS encoding winged helix-turn-helix transcriptional regulator yields MNDEDGSQDDALSATLSVVSRKWTPQLVVALAAEGPLGFSELQSAIPGVSSKVLTQRLETLGAAGVVDRTVVSESPLRVEYTLTEAGRELEAVFDSLESWGERYLVTDVPEIVVADEDRRLTGLFQRWFEPTSVVHRAHDRAELLEALDEETTVVVYDAHLPGSEHVDVPALVGSVTEVCRLVALHTGRIDLGLLEHDFDAVVRKPATKDTVDEVIGRQIERYGEPPGDREYHALCEKREALSSNVSAAVLAESERYEKLCERVEGLADDRESGGNES; encoded by the coding sequence ATGAACGACGAGGACGGCAGTCAGGACGACGCGCTGTCCGCCACGCTGTCGGTGGTCTCGAGAAAGTGGACGCCCCAGCTAGTTGTGGCGCTGGCCGCCGAGGGACCGCTCGGCTTTTCGGAACTGCAGTCGGCCATCCCCGGTGTCTCGTCGAAAGTCCTCACGCAGCGTCTCGAGACGCTTGGAGCGGCCGGCGTCGTCGATCGAACGGTCGTCAGCGAATCGCCGCTACGCGTCGAGTATACCCTCACCGAGGCGGGACGGGAACTCGAGGCCGTCTTCGACAGCCTCGAGTCGTGGGGTGAGCGCTATCTCGTGACCGACGTCCCGGAGATCGTCGTCGCCGACGAAGATCGCCGACTCACGGGACTCTTCCAGCGATGGTTCGAACCGACGTCCGTCGTTCACCGCGCACACGATCGCGCTGAACTGCTCGAGGCGCTCGACGAGGAAACGACGGTCGTCGTCTACGACGCCCACCTCCCCGGATCGGAACACGTCGACGTTCCCGCACTCGTCGGGAGCGTCACCGAGGTGTGTCGGCTCGTCGCGTTGCACACTGGCCGGATCGATCTCGGATTGCTCGAGCACGATTTCGACGCGGTAGTGCGAAAACCGGCCACGAAGGATACCGTCGACGAGGTCATCGGGAGACAGATCGAACGATACGGTGAGCCACCGGGCGATCGTGAGTACCACGCGCTCTGTGAGAAACGCGAGGCACTCTCGTCGAACGTCTCGGCGGCCGTACTGGCCGAGAGCGAGCGGTACGAGAAACTGTGTGAACGGGTCGAGGGACTCGCCGACGACCGTGAGTCCGGCGGAAACGAGTCGTAA
- a CDS encoding competence/damage-inducible protein A, translating into MEVAICTVGDEVLAGDTTNTNAAWLAAEITDRGSSVVRILTIPDDRELITETVIQWATAFDAVIVTGGLGGTHDDVTADAIADAFDQPLVVDDAVREDVVETVADYRGLDPERIDDDDLDLSVESWAAVPASSRPLLNPEGLCPGFVLENVYAFPGVPDEVRALFDRVADEFGGETVSQTFYTPLPEAAMVDALEDARERFDVTIGSYPDTRAHNRVKVSGTDSEAVASAANWLEGELETVDPD; encoded by the coding sequence ATGGAGGTTGCGATCTGTACCGTCGGCGACGAGGTGCTCGCGGGGGACACGACGAACACCAACGCGGCGTGGCTCGCCGCCGAGATTACCGACCGCGGCTCGAGCGTCGTCCGCATCCTGACGATTCCCGACGACCGCGAACTGATCACCGAGACGGTCATCCAGTGGGCGACCGCCTTCGACGCGGTGATCGTCACGGGTGGACTCGGGGGGACCCACGACGACGTCACGGCCGACGCCATCGCCGACGCGTTCGACCAGCCACTGGTCGTCGACGACGCGGTCCGCGAGGACGTCGTCGAAACCGTCGCCGACTACCGGGGGCTCGACCCCGAGCGAATCGACGACGACGATCTGGACCTCTCGGTCGAGTCGTGGGCCGCCGTACCCGCGAGCAGTCGACCGCTGTTGAATCCCGAGGGGCTGTGTCCGGGCTTCGTCCTCGAGAACGTCTACGCCTTCCCGGGCGTGCCGGACGAGGTGAGAGCGCTGTTCGACCGCGTCGCAGACGAGTTCGGCGGGGAGACGGTCTCGCAGACGTTCTACACGCCGCTTCCCGAAGCGGCGATGGTCGACGCGCTCGAGGACGCCAGAGAACGGTTCGACGTCACGATCGGTAGCTACCCGGACACCAGAGCACACAACCGCGTGAAGGTCTCTGGAACCGATTCCGAGGCCGTCGCGTCGGCAGCCAACTGGCTCGAGGGAGAACTCGAGACCGTCGACCCCGACTGA